Part of the Anaerolineae bacterium genome, GACGTCCCAAAGAATTGCCCCTTTTGAATGAAAAGGCACAACAGCCAACCACTGTTGTGCGCTATTTGGGTCTGGTGGTAAATCCTAACCGAGAGAAAAGAAGTTGTTCAAAAACAATTTCAACCGGCCAGAGTCACTGCCACCAATGAAATAATAAAGAAAAAGACGCTCAAGCCTACGGTGGCCTGGAATAATGTTTTTTCAACCCCGCGCCGGGTGCGATAAACCCCGCCATCGCCGCCAAAAATATTGCCCAGGCCGGAGCCTTTAACCTGCAACAGAACCAGGGCAATTATGGCAATAGCCACGATAATTTGCACAATTTGAAAAGCTATATTCAAGATACTACTCCTATCAATAACCGGATGAGTGTGTTGGGCAGACTTACGATGTTGCAAAACGTAATTATAGAATAGATTTGAGAAATGGCAATTCGTTGAGGTCTATCTTTACGATGCGGCCTGTTTGGAGCTTACTCTTGATTTGGTAAAAAGTCTACCAATATCAAGAGGTCGTCAACCATAATTGGAGGACAATTCAGACAAAGAATATCACCTGCTTGTTTGCCCAGCCAACTCTTGGCCCGCTCTCTCATTAGATTGACATATTTTGGGGCTTTATCAATTAAAACAAAGCGTCTTTTTGATTTTGTCGCGGCAAGCCCCACAGTTCCTGAACCGGCGAAAGGATCCAAGACAATATCGTCAACAAATGAATAATAGGAAATTACTTTTGTGGCCAACTCCTCGGGGAAAATAGCCGGATGCTTTTTGTCGTGAGCCGGTTTAATCTCCCAAATGTTGGTCCTTTCATAATCATCTGATACTTTGGATACTTGCACTTTTTCCTGATCAGGGTGTGTTCTTATATTCCAGTCAATCAAACGTTTGGTGTGTTTGCGGTAGACCAATACATATTCAGTCACCGGAACAGGTTTATATTGCAACGGGTTTCTATCTGCGGAGAATCTTCTGCCTCGGCCTGTAGCCCAGCCTGCGCCTTCAGGTTTAACCCAAATAATATCATCTACAAAATCAAAGCCTTCCTCAATAAATAGGCGATGCATATCAAATGGAACAGCGATACGCTTTGAAGACTCGGTCCGATTGGCGCGTCTGATTAAAATCGGCGAGACGTTCATTACAAAAAACCGACCTTCGTTCAGAACCCGGTGACAGGCCCGGATCACTTTTTGCATTTTTAACAGATATTCATCATAAGTAACATAATCCTCATATTCCGGGCGGGCATTATAGTATGGCGGAGAGGTAAATATTAAATCTACAGACTCTTCGGGAAAATCTCGTAATATTTTTTCGGCATCGCCAAGCGCGATGGTATTTCTGAGATTTGAGGGCCGGTAATTTTTCTTTTTGAGTGGGGATTTTTGGGGGGAGTTGTGACGATGTAACAAACGCGCTTCCAGTACATCGGGAGATGTTGATTTGTCCTGGAGGAGTAAAGAAGTGTAAGCATCAATAACAACTTCACCTATTCTCTCCTGGGAGTCTCGTCCCAATAATGGCACGCGCCATACGTGGTATCTATCATCAACTTCGGGAAGACCAAAGCTAATGGCTTCTGCCAGGTCAAAATTTTCAAGCCAGGTTTTTGTTACTTTGCGAGCCTCTTCAACATTTAAAACACTATACTTACGCTGCTCGGCAACAGTATCTTTTAATTCAATAAAGTCTTCTTCTTGTCTTTTATATTCCATGCCCTAATCTTGCCAAATTCTATTCAATAAGGCAAATATATGGAGGTTTGATTGTAAATCAGGCTTTCCTGAATGTAAACAACGGTTGGAAATTTTCTCTTGATGGTAAATACAAGTTCCGGTATAATAAAGATTATTTAGACAGAGAGGGAGATTTTATGGCAGAAACATTGCCCAATGCGGTGCCCTGGTCTCAGGGCAACCATGAAGAAACGGCTGGGGCGG contains:
- a CDS encoding site-specific DNA-methyltransferase → MEYKRQEEDFIELKDTVAEQRKYSVLNVEEARKVTKTWLENFDLAEAISFGLPEVDDRYHVWRVPLLGRDSQERIGEVVIDAYTSLLLQDKSTSPDVLEARLLHRHNSPQKSPLKKKNYRPSNLRNTIALGDAEKILRDFPEESVDLIFTSPPYYNARPEYEDYVTYDEYLLKMQKVIRACHRVLNEGRFFVMNVSPILIRRANRTESSKRIAVPFDMHRLFIEEGFDFVDDIIWVKPEGAGWATGRGRRFSADRNPLQYKPVPVTEYVLVYRKHTKRLIDWNIRTHPDQEKVQVSKVSDDYERTNIWEIKPAHDKKHPAIFPEELATKVISYYSFVDDIVLDPFAGSGTVGLAATKSKRRFVLIDKAPKYVNLMRERAKSWLGKQAGDILCLNCPPIMVDDLLILVDFLPNQE
- the secG gene encoding preprotein translocase subunit SecG, translating into MNIAFQIVQIIVAIAIIALVLLQVKGSGLGNIFGGDGGVYRTRRGVEKTLFQATVGLSVFFFIISLVAVTLAG